The sequence below is a genomic window from Rattus rattus isolate New Zealand chromosome 3, Rrattus_CSIRO_v1, whole genome shotgun sequence.
TCTTCCCCTCTGAGTTAGGACCAGCCTGCGGAAGACTGCCCCGCCCACCCACCTGTACAGGTAGGAGCATACTGAGAGTCACTGCAGGCACACTTCCAGGGACCGTGGGGTCTTTCTCACTCTTACATAGGGACAAAAGGGGCTCTCATTTCCATCTGTCAGTTGAATGTCACATTTAATATCTCTGTGGGTCGGATGCTGTGGGTTCACACCTCAGCTTCagaaggatgctgggaagggATCATACTCCTGTTGGCTAGAGTGAAAAATGAGATCTGAGGATTAACCCATTAAAGGCAGGCCCCAGGCCGGCTGGTGGACAACTGATCTAATTTTATGATTACCAAGGTTCAGTTAGCCCGCACAGGAGCACTGGAAGAGCTCAGAAACCTGGATGCTCAGACCTGTGCACGGCTCCCACCCTGCCCATCTGCCCCTCAGACATTGCACTGGTCCCCGGGGGATGCCAATAGCGTTTGCAGTGTTTGCAAGAGAGATCTGAACCCACGGCTGTCCATATTCTCTGCACACATTCATTCCTTTCCCAAGTCATAAAGCCCACTCATTCCAGATGATCTTCCTCTCCAATTATGACAATCGTTGTCTGATTGCGTGCTTTGATTgcacaattatattttatcatgttaattacataattaaaaaaaagcaattacatggggggaggggaatctTGAAATATTTCCTAGCTCCAAATGAGATTCCATTACCCAGACAGGTGCTTCTGTCCCCTTTGGGAGGGGACTGGGGATTGAGGAACTCCCATTTCAGGGATTGAGTAGTGACCATTTCTCTCAGACATTGCTAATTCAGTTGTTACTGTCTTCACGGCTCTAAAGTCTCTGTCAAAAGGTACACCTGCCTACACATAGTCACAGGCTATGGAGAGCTGGGCCTGTGTTATGGCTTCCATGTGCTTACAGTCTGGGGAGCCTGACCCAAGTGGCCATCTCCAGAGACCTCTCATGTCTGGGGCAGCTCAAGCCTGGATAAATGGGCCTTCAGAAGAGGGGCCAGAGGCAGATGGCTGATGTTATCATCCTCCTCCGTGCTCCCAACCTCCATGTTCCCAGCTCCCTTTCGTCCCCCAGAACCCCTGAGCTGGGGCAGACTGTACCTCACTTTCCTTTGTCCCCTGTAAAGTTCACTCGGATTTTGCCGTCCAGAAAGCCTTTGTAGTTAGTTCTGCTGGGGTAACTACCATAGGATGACTCCAATCTTGTCTGTCCAATGATTTGTTCATCATTGGGTCTTCCTCTCAAGGGACTGAGGACTCGTAAATGGCCCTTCAGAAACCTTGCTTCCTCCCTTCATGTGCCCAGATGCCTGCCTGTCCACCATGGAGCCCACGGCCCCTCCCACACTGTGTGCACACTTGCAAATTTAGATTCATTTCCCATCCGCCAGGGGAGCTGGTTATTTAAATAAGTGTTATAGAAGATTCCTTGGTAAAGCCTGATATCACCTTCTggtttattttctatataattttgGATTTTCATCTTTctaggggggaggggaagggtaaaGGAGAGGCTGCAGGCAAGTTTGTGTCTTTCTACAGCCTATGTACTTGGGTCCTGCATGGCTTGTGTGTCTAAATTGGATCTCTTCTACTAATAAATGTGTGTTCAGGGCTATCTGTATATAAAACTCAGTGTACTGAAGGCATGGGTATCACAGTGGATACTACTGAGCATCAGAGGGAGGGATAGGTATGTATGCTGGGTGTCCTAACCACTGGAAAAATGGTTGCACAGAGGGATGTATGGTCACCTTTGTCCAAGACTGGGGAAAGCAGAGAAGGCTTCATGGAGGAGGCGATTTTTAAGGCAAGCAGGGTTTGCAGGGTGAGTTGGTAGAGTTCAAATGGGGAAGcaaacaggaagaaaggcaggTTCATGTGGCAGGAGTGAAGGGTGGAAGTGGGGCTGTGATGAGACTGGGGTGATAAACCAAGGGCGGAGCCAGGAAGGCCTTAGGGCCAGGCCAGGAAGGTTTGCTTTTATTCCAAAAGCTAAGGGAGTAAGCTTCCAGGACTTGGAGTAACTTCAGGGCTGCCCTTTGGCCATGGAATGAGTGGGCTTAGGGTGGTACCTGGTCTGACAGGAAAATGAGTCAGAGCAGTGGCTGTTGGGAGTAAAGAGCCTACATCACCAGGGCTAGCggggagcatgggagagctgaACTCTGGGGAAAGTTTGGGGAGCAGGAGGAATAACAAGAGGCTCAGTGGCTGGGATTCCTGACCTGTGAGTGCTGTGGACCAGAATCTGGGTCATGTGCCAAGAGTGAGAATACAGGGGTGGGGGAATAGATATAGGTGACGGTCCGGGCACCCATGAGCATTCCTCTCAGCTGCTGTTAGATGCCAAGGGGATGGGAGTAAAGGTTGAGCAGCCTTGGGACAGGGTTGGAGTTGGGTGCTGTGGATGGGGCAGGCTCAGGAAAGCCGTGGTTATTGTCATCAACATTGTCATCCTCTGTAGGGTCAGGGCAGTGGGAAAGCAAAAGAAGTCaggcagggacagaggaggaaaggatgaaggaaaggaaagatttgggtgctgggaagacCTGTGGGAGTCTCTGATGCACTTAGCACACCTACTAGGGATGTGAGCTCTTTTCTAGGCCACTTGTTTCTCATCCAAGAAAGTACCATCCTTTAGGGCTTGTGACAACACCTGCCAAGGGTTTGGGCCAAGATCAACAATGTGTTGCAGTGAAACTTGCCAAATGCAACACTCAAATGCCCAACAAACACTCTGTTTCTTATGTACCTCTGGCTTCAGAGTTTGCTCAGAGCTGGCCTGACATGAGGAAGATTCTGAGATGTTTTAGGGGGGAGGGCGGGTCACCATAAAGACACAGCTATGTGACTCTTGCTATAGGATTAAATGAGCCTACACCTTCCCCTCCCGCAAAGGTAGGCATCATCAAAGTACCTCGTAGGATGTGTGGATTAAGTCGAGGCTATGGATACAAGACAGACACCATTAGTGGCTCTCCCCTAGTTCTCCGTGTTGGTGTTCCTGGGGCTCTGTGGTTTCTCCAGCTGACACCGAGAGAGCAAGAAAGTACCCAAGGCATGTGCTGAAAGCGTCGGCGGCCATTGTGCTGGGATGGTGCctttccctgttctctctctgttccagctctttctcctaggcctacattttctttcctggtcatCCCCCTGTCTCCCAACCCtgtccttcttctcttttctcataaAGGAAAGATGCTTCACACCCACAATGCTCCTCTGATGTTCCTAAAGTTCTGCTCCGGAAAGGAGCTCTCCTGTGGCATTATGACATCACTGTGCATTAGCTAGTGGCTGCCCACGTGGCCTGGGCCCTTGTCCTACTAGGAGCAGTGACAGGGTCACCTATCTGGCCCTATACCTTCAGGGGAACTCTCAGAGCATGGATCCCTCCTGATTCCTCTCTGGCCCCAATGTTCCTTACGGTCAAGCTGCTCTTGGGCCGAAGATGCAGCCTGAAGGTATCTGGAAAAGAAAGTGTGGCCACGCTGAAGAAGCTGGTTTCTCAGCACCTGCAGGTGCCAGAGGAGCAGCAGCACCTGCTGTTCCGAGGCCAGCTCCTGGCTGATGACAAATACCTCTCGGATTACAGCATCGGGCCCAATGCCTCCATCAACGTCATCATGCGGCCGCAGGAGGATGTAGCACTGGACAAGACCCATCAAACCCAGCCCCTGTGGCTCCAGCTGGGCCAGGTCCTAGACAAGCATTTTGGGCCAAAGGATGCAAAGACTGTGCTGGGATTTTTGAGGCAAGAGCACGAGGAGCGTCTGCAGAGGTTGAGCCTGGAGGGTCTGGAGCAGTTGGTGGGCCAACTCCTAGCACAACAGCAGCTTGATGAGCTGGTAGAGGAAAAGGAAGCCCCTGCTGTTGCATCAGAACTCCAGCAAAatgatgaaggagaaggaggagggacaggaggaggaggaaaggaggaagaggagaaggaggaagctgagaagggagCTGATCAGTAATTTGACCCATCCTTCTCTCGCTCACTAAACTTCCCCTGGACTGACCCTTTTACGTTCTCGGGcaatttttctctttgctgtctcCTGATGGAGATGCATTTGTCCTTCTTGCTGAACCCTTAAGTAGCTGGAAGATATCTGGATCCTTCTGTAGGTCCCCTTCTGAAGTGCCGACTAATTCTAGCACCTTCTCTCTGCTACAAGGGACCCGAATGGGCCAAGGTACACTGTAGGGACAAAGTTCACCCTGGCTCTAAGTGGAATAGCTTGCCAAAGCATGTCTTAGAGTGAGTCTCCATGGCTCGAGACAGAACCTCATCTCCTTCAGAGCAGACAGTGTGAGTTCATTGTCCCTCTTCATAGAACCCAGACCCCTAGTAGTATAGAGAGGGGGGAGGGCTatcagctgtccttgaactcacagtgagaCTGGCCCTGCTGCCCTGCTTGTGGTTCCATGACTTCAGAGATGGGACCACAGAGACAGGAGTCAGGGAAAGCGATCACATGGGCCAGTCTTGGGGCTTGTGGAAATTCAGACGAAGTCCCAGAATGATAGCAAACAGTGCC
It includes:
- the Ubl4b gene encoding ubiquitin-like protein 4B, which translates into the protein MFLTVKLLLGRRCSLKVSGKESVATLKKLVSQHLQVPEEQQHLLFRGQLLADDKYLSDYSIGPNASINVIMRPQEDVALDKTHQTQPLWLQLGQVLDKHFGPKDAKTVLGFLRQEHEERLQRLSLEGLEQLVGQLLAQQQLDELVEEKEAPAVASELQQNDEGEGGGTGGGGKEEEEKEEAEKGADQ